One window of the Acidimicrobiia bacterium genome contains the following:
- a CDS encoding response regulator transcription factor, which translates to MDRPRILVVEDERVVAFLLTRTLEAAGYSVTPCADGLDALEIGLKEDFDLVLLDQRMPGLLGLEVLQRWNAAGRSFPVIMVSGITGEADVIQALELGAVDYIRKPFSVQEVIARVKVRLRRVAP; encoded by the coding sequence ATGGACAGGCCGAGGATCCTGGTGGTAGAGGATGAGCGCGTCGTCGCGTTCCTTCTGACGCGCACGCTCGAAGCGGCCGGATACTCGGTGACCCCTTGTGCCGACGGCCTGGATGCCCTCGAGATCGGCCTGAAGGAGGATTTCGACCTGGTCCTGCTCGACCAACGTATGCCCGGCCTGCTCGGGCTGGAGGTTCTCCAGCGGTGGAACGCAGCCGGGCGTTCTTTCCCGGTGATCATGGTTTCGGGCATCACCGGGGAGGCAGACGTGATCCAGGCTCTGGAACTCGGAGCGGTCGACTACATCCGGAAGCCATTCAGCGTTCAGGAGGTCATTGCCCGGGTCAAGGTTCGATTGCGCCGGGTTGCTCCATGA